The Caldanaerobius fijiensis DSM 17918 DNA segment AACATTATCTCCTGCATTGTCATAAGCCCAGAAGATATTGAGGGTAATGATATAACATGAGGCAAAATAGCAGAACAACTAGTATAACGACTTTTGTCTAATTCTTGGTTAATCGCAACTGCACACGATATTGAATAAGAACTTGCTTTATCCACTTCTGCAATATGAGCACCATCGATAACATATGCATTCTTAATATTTCCAGTGCCTATACAATTTATTATTTTTCCACGCCGTTCTAACTCATGTCGTATTTCTCCCTTTTTCTGTAACAGTTTATTAAAGTTTTCTTTTAAATAATCTGCTAAACTATTAGCATTTTGTATTGTTTTAGCTATTAATGTTTCTGGTAATATTACTTTTTCCTCCATATGATTACCCCTTCACATTCATACATTTTAAGAATTCCCTCGTTTCTTCTATAAACTTCTTAGAAGAAAATATCGCTGGTTTCCTCAAAGCCCTTGGAACAGCCCATCTTTCTTTCCAAAATTCTACGATATCATTGAGATGTCTATTGTAAAACCGTGGAACATCACCATATTTTATTACTTCCTTCAAATTGGATACAAGCGGAAATAAAAAAACCTCTCTTTTAATACCATGATTAATCACGTCCGATAAGCCCAACATGTTTAATGCTTTGCTGATTAATCTTAATTTCCTAGATGGACCATATCCATATCCCCGTGATATATCTATTCCATTGCCTTTCAAAAATAAAAGAATCTTTTCATAAAGTTCATCAGGAAACTGAAAAGTTCCATATCCTTTTGTATAACCGACAGATATCGCAGCAGGTTCATTTCTGTATTTTAGTCTATTGTATATACTGCTTTTCCCAAAAGCCGAGGTTGTCGTTAAAAATAAAAGTTGACTACCTATTTTTCTCTTTTTTATTTCCGTAACTACTTTGCTATATTTTAATTTATACAATTCTCTTACCTCATTACTTGTCGCAACAAGCGCAGCAAGTTTTCCACCAATAAATTCGTTATATGGTGGAAGTGCACCTAAACGTTGCGCTTGCATTGACATATTTATCCATAAATCAAGTTCATCTTTCGGTATTTCAAGATACTCATCTCTTGCTGACATTTTGAGGATTGGGCTTTGAAGATATATCAAGCCAGCAAAAGAATTATGATACTTATCATAGAGCAAAAATCTCATTTGCCTCCCATATGCTCTCTCATACGGAATACTCCACCAAATATAGTTCCAGAAGCGAAATATTTTTTCTTCATTTGTAGATCCTTTAACTTCTACAAATTCTATATCTATTTTCTGGGGATCAATATCTTTTGCATCTCTTATATAAGGTATAGCTTTATTAAAATATTTCAAGAGATTTTCTGCATTGTTTCTTATCTTTTCCAACCTTGCCGAACTTTGAAGTCTTCTATAATATTCTTTTTTATACGCATTACTGCTCTCCGCAGAAGCTCTAGATATATCTATTAAAAAACCAGCATTTATTAAAGCTTGTATAATTTCTAACTTAATTTTTTCACCCAAATCATTTTTATTGCTTTCTTTTATCTCTACTTCTGTCATATTTATCCTCCTATTTTTATTATTCGACATGAACTTAACTATTCCTCCATAAACCTTAGAAAATATTCCCCGCACAGAAAGAAAAATCGTACCCCAGCGGTACTCCGTACACTTCCTGAAGCAGATATATGAGATTGACCAAATCGGCCCGCTGAAGTCTGTACCCGCACCTTTCCGCCTCCCTGATGATCTGGACTATAGCTGCATATCTGTCAAATTCACACAATGCTGCTTGTTCCATCACTTATCTCCCCTTCTTTTTTATGGACATGCATGTCCATAACTCGATTTTTCCGGACTTAACGGACTTATGTCTGCCCGCCGACGCTTCTCTGGTACATCATCTCTGCAAAGACCCGTTCCTGCAGTCTCTCCTTAAGCCATGTGTATCTTTTCGACGCATCCACCGTTCTCACGGCAATCCCTATAGCCTTCTTGCTGCCGAATATGTGCACGTTCTTTTTTGCCCTCGTCACGCCCGTGTAAATCAGGTTTCGCTTGAGCATGATGTAGTGTCCCGTTGAAAGCGCCATAAGCACCGTGTGGTATTCGCTGCCCTGTGATTTATGTACGGTTATCGCATATGCCAGTATCAAGTCCTGGATATCCTCTCCGGATATCTTCACGAGCCTGTCGTCAAACTGCACTATGACGCTGATTGTTTCATCCTCTTCTGTTATGTCCCTGATGATGCCCGTATCACCGTTGAAGATGTCCAGCTCATAGTTGTTCGCGGTCTGCATGACCTTGTCGCCGACCCGGAACACAGTGCTGCCGAGTGCAAGCTCCTTCTTGCCCGGTTTCGGCGGGTTGACAAGCTCCTGCACCCTTCTGTTGAGTTCCTTCACGCCCAGAGGGCCGTTGTACATGGGAGAGAGTATCTGGACGTCGAATATGCTCAAACCGCTTTTGAGCAGATTCAGGTACTCGTTTATGATCTCATCCGCCGTCTCTGCTTCCGTGAACTTGAAATCGTCTGAGTTGAACACGGGCATTCTGCCGCTGTTGATGAGGTGCGCGTTGGTTATTATGCTTGATGTATCTTTCTGCCTGAACACGACTTCAAGCTTCGTTACCGGTATCATTCCCGATAAAATCATGTCCTTGAGTATGTTGCCCGCACCCACGGATGGCAGCTGGTCCACATCACCCACGAATATAACCCTGTTTTTTATTGCCTTGAGCAGGTGGTACGTCAGCGAATTATCAAGCATGGAGGATTCATCGATTATGACAGCGTCGGCGTCTATGGGGTTCTCCTCGTTTCTTGCAAAGTACGATGTTTTCGTTTCTTTGTCGAACGTGGCTTCGAGCAGCCTGTGCACCGTCATTGCTTCCTCTCCGGTTGCTTCCGACATCCTCTTTGCCGCCTTGCCGGTCGGAGCTGCAAGCGCAAACGTCATTTCGTTCTCCTTCAGCACGCTTATTATCGCCTTGATGACAGTCGTCTTGCCCGTGCCCGGCCCGCCGGTTATCACGCTGACGTTGTTCGACAGAGATTTCCTGACCGCCTGCACCTGCTTTTCCGCGTATATTATCCCGTTTTCCTTCTGCAGCTTCTGCAAAATTTTATCCACGTCCTTAACCGGACGAAGCTGTTTATTTGCAAGCTCTATGAGTTTGCACGCTATGTACTTTTCCTGCTCGTATAGCCTCTTGCTGTACACCCTGTCGTCTTCAATGATCACTCCGTTTGTGTTCGGAATGTTCTGTATTATCTTTTCAAGTTCAAGCTGCCTGCCGTCCTTCGACAGGACTTCCATTGTCTCCTTCAAAAGGCTGCCGTACGGATAGTACACATGGCCGTTCTGCTCTTCTTGAGAAAGCACATACTTGATACCGGCCTGTATGCGAAAATCGCTGTCGAACGGTATGCCGACTGCCTCTGCAATCTCATCGGCTTTCAGAAAGCCGATTCCCCTGATGTCGTCCGCAAGCCTGTAGGGGTTTGTTGTTATGACTTCCATGCATTTCACACCGTACGTGTCAAACGCCTTCTTGATTGTCGTCAGCGAAAGCCCAAGCGGCAAAAGCCTCATTTTGACGTCTCTGAAAATTTTGTTGTTCGTGACTTCCTGTTTGACTGCCTCTATTGCCTGCTCCGGTATTCCTGCAAGGCGCAGTTTGTCCGGATTGTTCTCTATAACATTCACCGTGTCGGTTCCGAACATTTTGACTATCCTTCTTGCCCGCACCGGTCCTATGTGCTTGATGTTCTGCAGGAAGATTTCTATCTCGTCAAGCGATAAGTCTTTCGGCCTTTCCGCAAGGTCGGCCTTGAACTGCCTGCCGTACTTTTTATGTATGACCCACCTTCCGAAAAGCCTCAGTCTTTCTCCTTCCATGCAGGGCCTGTCCAGTATCGCCGTGAAGGCCTCAGTCCCGGCCTCTGCCCGTACAACAACGAAATCCTTCCGCTCGCTTGCAAATATTATCCTGCTGACGACGCAATTTTCGATGCAGACTAGCTCATCCACTTTACACACCTTCCTCAAATTTAATTCCGTACCTTCTCTTTTCCGCTTCCGCGTACTGAAGGTACTGCTCAAGCTCTTCTTGGACCTGCTCCTTGCCCTTCTGCTTTTCGTACTTCTTCAAAGCCTGCTTCAAAACTTCCTCAAATGTCATCAAACCATCCTTTCGCGTATATTTTACCAGGTTGCGGATTTTTTTGCTGAAAACTAGCCGCGAATGAAGAATACGGCAACCAAAAAACAGGCCGTACCGACAGTCAAAAATTCAATCAGGTTGATATTGAAAGTCAGCGGAGCCAACGGAGCAATCCAGAATTTTTCCCTTTTGCATCCGTATTCTTTATAGAGAAGCGCCATCCGTTGACAATCCTGAAGGTTTGCCAATTCGTTCTCTTCCGCTTTCCTTCTCTCATTTTCGCTTAGAGGAAGCTGCAAAAAAGCTTCCTTGAGATGTTGACACTCCTGTATTATCTCTTTTTTTCTTTCTTCAGAAATTTTTATCAGTTTGTCCTCTTGTATTGCAGAGTTGATTCTGTCCAAACATATTGAACCAATCAGCTGTATTTCCCGCAGAAAAGCCTGCTGCTTTTTCTCTTCTTTGTACGTCATCAACAGCTTCCACAACTTCTCAATGAGCATTTTTTTATCCTCCTTCAAGAGAATCCAATAATGTGGTTTACTTCCTCATTCAGTTTTTTTCTATATTTCTCATGGGCTTTTCTGATATTATCGTCGTCCAACTCCGCTACGTATATCTCCCTTCTGCACTCACTGCAGTAGGGAATCTTTGCGATATAGCTGATTTCAACCCCTTTCAATTTCTCATGGACTTCTTCTTCTTTGACGATATACTCAACGTCCTTATCGCAAAAGTAACAGTAGCTCTTCATGTTATCCTCCATTCATGCATGCCATATCATTTAACAAACGCATGCGCTCATCCGATGGGCTCAACCGGTGCGGAATGCGCACCTTCCACCGGCACTGCGTGTTCGGTTTCAACGGATGATGAATGCTCGGGTTACGCCGGTTCGACACCTCTTTTCAAAAGTTTAAAGGCTCATTTTTCCACCACATCCCAGAATTCCTGCTTATCCTTATTGAAAGCCAATTTTTTCTTTCCCGTTTCTCCGTTTCTGTACTTGCGGATATACAGTTCCACGTACTGCATGGCACCGTCGCTGACGTACTCGTCGTCATCCCACAGAATCAAAACATTGTCCGCATCCTGTTCCAGCTGCCCTGACTCCTTCAGGTTTGCCAGCGACGGCTCATCCTGCGCTTCGGCCGCCCTGTTCAGCTGCGCAAGGGCGATAACGGGAACATGAAGCTTCGCCTTTATGTCCGCAAGAGTCTTTGAAACTTTCGCAATTTCGTCGTTCTTTCTCACGAACTTCTCTTTTGTGCTGATGAACTGCACATAGTCCACGAACACCACATCCACCCCTTCCTGCTTTGCGACCTTCAGCGCTTTTGCGTAAATTTCTTCCGCCGTCCGCGCTTCCTCATCGATTTTAATCGGCAGAGAGCTTATTAAATCTACAGCCTTGGCTATCTTCTCCCAGTCGTCATCGTAAATCTTGCCCTTCCTGAGCTTGCGGTTGGGTATGCCGGTGAACCGTGCAATCATGCGCTCTATAAGCTGTTCCGGCGTCATCTCGAGTGAAAATATCAAAGCCTTTTTCCTCTGCAGTGCCATATCCACCGCTATCTGAAGCATGAGCGCTGTTTTCCCGGCTGCGGGCCTTGCAGCTATGATCGTGTAATCCGGCTGTTCCAGCATATCCGATATGTCGTTTATCGCCTGAAGCGAGGTTTTGATCTGGCTTTCACCCCGCTTCGCGCGGGCAGTCAGCAAATCCACCTCGCTTATTGCCTGCTCCGTTATTGTCCTCTCCCTGCTTGCGGTGAAGAGTGATGTGAACTTTTCAACCGCCGAAGCTGCTATTTCGTCCGCGCTTTTCAGCGGGTCCTGCAGCTCGTCCATAAACCGCTTCATTTCCTGCGCCAGCTTCCTTTTCGCTGCACGGTCCTTCAGCATTTGGACATGCATGTCCATGTTCACAACCACCGACTTCACCACAAGGCCTGTGAGGTACGTCCTGTAGTCCGGCAAAAACTCCGTCACGGTCGGAAGGTCGGGAACCAGCCCTTTCGCCTTGATTTTCTTCACCGCGCTGAAGACCGCTCTGTTGCGCGGGTCGAAGAAATCGTCGGCTGTCAGAGTCTCCAGATACGCCTCGTTTTCCTCGGGCTGGAAGAGTATCGCACCCAGCACTTCACGCTCCATGTCGCTCATTTTCTGCACCCCCACCCGTTTTTCTGCCTCATGTCCGGCCCGCCCACCATCACGGCCCTGCACATCTCTGAGATCCTTGAGACCGTTGCGCCACCGACCTTCCCGAGATGGTTCGCAATCTCTGCCGTTGTCATGTTGGTCGTCACAATGATCGGCTTCAGGTTCTCGTATCTGCTGTTGATTATCTCGTACGTCTTCTCTGCGACCCACTCCGTCGGCCGCTCCTTGCCGAGGTCGTCGATGATCAGCAGATCAACCCGCTTCAGCTCCTCGAGCATGGGTGCAATGTCGTCCAGCTCGCGCAGGTCCGAAAACAGCGATGCGGTGTTGCCGAATATGACGCCCACCTGCTTCTCCCGTATCAGGTGGTTTGCGATGGCACAGGCAAGATGCGTTTTCCCCGTTCCGTAACCTTCGAAGTGGAACATGAGGCCCAACCCCTTTTCTGCATACAGTTCGAAGCGCTCTGCATAGTCCCTCGCTGCCTGCAGCGCAGCAGCATTGTCCGGTGTGGCCTGAAAGTTGTCAAAGCTCTTTTCGATGAACCTGCGCCCGATCTTCGACCTCCTGTACAGCTCGTCAATTTTTGCTTTGAGCCTCATTTCAGCTTCCCGGCGTTCTTCTTCACGCCTTGCGTTCAGGTTCTTTTTTCTTTCCCGCACCGCACCCAGGCAGTCGCACTGTTCAAGATGCTCCGCAATGTTCCTGCCCATCACCGTCATGTACAGGTAGTGCAGTTCCTTCCCGCAGTACGGGCACTTTTCGGTTTTGTCGCTTTTAAGCCAGCCCTGCATTCCTACGCGCCTCCTTCTCCTGCTTTATTTTCTCTTCGACCTCCAGCCACGCCGCCGGAATCCACTCCACAAACTGCTCCTCCTGTCTTGAGTCCGTCCTTCCGCCGGCATCGGCGTTCGGTGAAGCTCCACCTTTCACACTGTCCCGCTTTCTCTCGTACTGTTTTCGCCGGTCGATGTAGTTCGCCGAACATATCTCCCAGTTTAAGAACTTTTCTATCGAACGCTTCAGGAACTCATCCAATGTCCACTTGTATGTCAAAAAATAGTCGTTGCTGTGCAGAATTTTTGCGTAATTCCGGATGGCTGTGATTATTTCCTGCTCTGTGTAAACCTTTAATGCGGAGGACGCTGCACGCTTCATGCGCTCGTTCAGAACCTTATGCACAATGATTTTTTCAGCGTTCCATGCTTCGAATATCCGTTCCTGCGCATCTGCAAGCTGCCGTTTTTCAGAATTGCGCTTTTTAGAAGGTTGTTTGCCATCCTTCTCACCATCTTCAGACGCTTCCTGCAGAACTTGCACATCAGCTGCATCATCCGCTGCCAAGGCTGTGTTGCCTAAAATGGCCCCCAAAATCGGTGGCATCTGCACCTTAACCGGCCCGCTCGCCTCCGCGCTGGAATTATACCACACGGGGCCTTCTCCCTGCTTGGGATCTGGCTCTGTGCCGATGCTGTCAATCAATTGAGAATCATTTTCACCGAGGACATGCGCGGGTGAGGAAGCGGTACGCGCGTTACTTTCGCGGAATGAGGTGCAATCGCGCGTATGAAGCTCAGTATCTTGGGAGAGAGGCTTAGAGAGAAAGGGTGACTGAAGGTGGGGGATGCTTGCATTGGAGATATTTTCCGCATCGTTCGATACAGCGGATTCACCTCCAGTGATCGGTATATTTTGAGTATCGCTGGAGAGAGCGGTATTCTCATCTATGTTGCTTTCTGTGCGTACGCGCGCGCACGCGTTATTATATATATATAAGGGGTGGGTGGGTGGGGATATATGTTTATTTTTATTCTTAGGAGTGTTATTAGCATCTTTTAAAGATATACTGTTACTAGGGAGAGTAATCTCTGTAGTAATCTCTGGTATTGCAGCGTCATTTTGACTCTCCGAGGCGACATGTCCAACCGAATCGTCATTTTGACTCTTCGAAGCGACATTTTCTTCATTTGACAAGTTTTGTCCATTCGAATCGTCATTTTGTCCATTCGGTGGGACATTTTGTTCATTAGGTGAACTTTGTCCACTTGAAATGTTGTTTTGTTTATCCGTCATGTCGTTTTGTTTATCTATTAGTTCTGAGATATCATATTTGTAATCCTGCAGGAAATATCCAATCTTATATAAATCTTTTGCTATTTTAACCATATTAACTCTGTATTGCAGAGTTTTGTCCCATTTGTACAGCGGGTTTGTTCTTTCATCTAGGTAACCTTTTTCAACTAGGTTCTGTACCTTTCTGCGTATGGTTTTTTCGGATTCCGGTGACATTATTTCATCTTTTAACTCACTGATTTTTTTGTATATCCAGCCGTTTCTTGGTTGAATATTAATATCTTCTTCGTTTATTTTTGCCCTTTCTTTTTCTTCCAGAATGAATTTATCGAAATCGGCAATTCTTTCCGACCAATATATGAATTGATTTAAAATTACCGCTTCTGTAAAATCTCCTGTAAGAGCAACCAGCTCCTCTTTTATCACAACGCGTTTTAATCTTCTCATACATCTCTCCTCCTTATGGGACTGTTTTTTTTTACTTGCACAAGCTTTCTATTAAAAACAAAGAAGGGCGGTTGTGGTAACCGCCCTTCTTTGTGTGCAAGTAAAAAATTTTTGGAGGAGAAATATGAGAAAATTAAAACTCAGTAAAAAACAAAAAAGAGCGGTTTTGAAAGCCGCTCTTTTTTGTGATGTGTCCCCATTTAGTTTTACAGAGGAGGAGCTTGTGGGTTGTCCCCACAATAAAAAAGGACAGCTTTTTTGCTGTCCCTGTGGGCAGTCATCTTTCAGACTGCCTCTTGTATTCATCCAATATCGTATCACATATCTTCTGACGGAGTTCCCGGCCAACCGGATATGCAAACTCGATGAACTGCTCTGCATATGTTTTTCTTGACGGAAAAACCACAAAAAGCTTTCCGGTTTTGTTTTCAAGGATTTTGATTCCCCCTATTACAAAGGCATTGTTGAGGACAATCGATATAATTGCCCTCACATTTTCCTGTTCCACCTTTTTCACCCAAATGCTGGTTATTTCGATTTTTTCAGTCACTTGCTGTGCAGCATTTGGGAGGCCTTCTTTTTTTACCATTTCTTTTGGCGTCTTGTTTTCCAGTTTCTGCACAATGTTAGCCCATGCTTTCATGTGTGGTTCGTATTTTTTCCAGTATGCTGCTGCACGTCCGTATGTACCTTCCATCTGCTTTGCTGCTTTTAAGAGTGTCCTTTGCTCTTCTGATGTTAAGGATATCAATATTTTTTCACTCATCACACCACCTCTTTTGTATGTATAGCCGTGCCGAGGGGGACGGCGGCACGGCATGAAAAAAGGACTGCGAAAATGTATTGCAGTCCTTTAAAAATTGATGTTATATTTGACTTTTATCGTACCTTTGGGTATGTACAGTGTGACTTCCGGCGAACCGATCAGGTATATATCCTTATGTCTGGACGGGTCTATTCTGCTTCTGATTGCTTTTTGCAAGAAACTGTCCATATCGTCCAGATTTTTGTAGCTTATCTCTACTCCCGTAGGTGCTGAATTCTTATCGTATACAGCGTACTTGCATACGTATTGCACTTTAGGCTGTTCATTTGTTTCGGTTATTATAGTTTCTTCGGTCGGAACTTTTTCTAATTTATATGAATTCTTTCCGACTTGTTCATAGAAAACGAAGTATTCTTCATCGCTGCTATTGTATTCTCCATATCCGATGAAGAACACATTTGCCATATTGCCTGTTGATGCGGTTGCTTCCTTCAAATCAAGAGATTTGATCGGTGCCGTGATGCTGATTGTGTGGACCTGAACGGATGGATTGAGACTATTGATGCACGTGAAAAGCACTATCAATAGTAGCACCAAGACTATCGTGATAACTACAGCAGTTATAACCTCCACAATATCCGATATTGACATGCCATCACTCCTTTTTTTTTCGGGCGTTAATATACAAAAAGGACTGCGAAAATATATTGCAGTCCTTCACACTTTGGGGCCGTCAATTGTTTCAGATATCCACCTCCTTTCTTTAGCTTTTGAAGCATAGAGAAGGGCACAAAAAAAATGAGCAATACGGAAGGGGGACGGACCGCATTGCTCATTTTTTTCAGCCGTGCCAGGGGGAAGAGCACGGCTTTGCAAAAAAACACCGCCGGATGTCCGGCGGTATTGCTAAGGAGGAATTCTTCATTGGTACCGATACAAAAAAGAGCGAAAGAAAATCATCTTTCTTTCGCTCTTTCAAATCATTTTTTTGACTATTTCCAAAACCAGCAGAACCACAGCGGCACTTCCTGCAAGGACATCCAGAACTCCGCC contains these protein-coding regions:
- a CDS encoding Druantia anti-phage system protein DruA, coding for MTEVEIKESNKNDLGEKIKLEIIQALINAGFLIDISRASAESSNAYKKEYYRRLQSSARLEKIRNNAENLLKYFNKAIPYIRDAKDIDPQKIDIEFVEVKGSTNEEKIFRFWNYIWWSIPYERAYGRQMRFLLYDKYHNSFAGLIYLQSPILKMSARDEYLEIPKDELDLWINMSMQAQRLGALPPYNEFIGGKLAALVATSNEVRELYKLKYSKVVTEIKKRKIGSQLLFLTTTSAFGKSSIYNRLKYRNEPAAISVGYTKGYGTFQFPDELYEKILLFLKGNGIDISRGYGYGPSRKLRLISKALNMLGLSDVINHGIKREVFLFPLVSNLKEVIKYGDVPRFYNRHLNDIVEFWKERWAVPRALRKPAIFSSKKFIEETREFLKCMNVKG
- the recD2 gene encoding SF1B family DNA helicase RecD2, with product MDELVCIENCVVSRIIFASERKDFVVVRAEAGTEAFTAILDRPCMEGERLRLFGRWVIHKKYGRQFKADLAERPKDLSLDEIEIFLQNIKHIGPVRARRIVKMFGTDTVNVIENNPDKLRLAGIPEQAIEAVKQEVTNNKIFRDVKMRLLPLGLSLTTIKKAFDTYGVKCMEVITTNPYRLADDIRGIGFLKADEIAEAVGIPFDSDFRIQAGIKYVLSQEEQNGHVYYPYGSLLKETMEVLSKDGRQLELEKIIQNIPNTNGVIIEDDRVYSKRLYEQEKYIACKLIELANKQLRPVKDVDKILQKLQKENGIIYAEKQVQAVRKSLSNNVSVITGGPGTGKTTVIKAIISVLKENEMTFALAAPTGKAAKRMSEATGEEAMTVHRLLEATFDKETKTSYFARNEENPIDADAVIIDESSMLDNSLTYHLLKAIKNRVIFVGDVDQLPSVGAGNILKDMILSGMIPVTKLEVVFRQKDTSSIITNAHLINSGRMPVFNSDDFKFTEAETADEIINEYLNLLKSGLSIFDVQILSPMYNGPLGVKELNRRVQELVNPPKPGKKELALGSTVFRVGDKVMQTANNYELDIFNGDTGIIRDITEEDETISVIVQFDDRLVKISGEDIQDLILAYAITVHKSQGSEYHTVLMALSTGHYIMLKRNLIYTGVTRAKKNVHIFGSKKAIGIAVRTVDASKRYTWLKERLQERVFAEMMYQRSVGGQT
- a CDS encoding replicative DNA helicase, yielding MSDMEREVLGAILFQPEENEAYLETLTADDFFDPRNRAVFSAVKKIKAKGLVPDLPTVTEFLPDYRTYLTGLVVKSVVVNMDMHVQMLKDRAAKRKLAQEMKRFMDELQDPLKSADEIAASAVEKFTSLFTASRERTITEQAISEVDLLTARAKRGESQIKTSLQAINDISDMLEQPDYTIIAARPAAGKTALMLQIAVDMALQRKKALIFSLEMTPEQLIERMIARFTGIPNRKLRKGKIYDDDWEKIAKAVDLISSLPIKIDEEARTAEEIYAKALKVAKQEGVDVVFVDYVQFISTKEKFVRKNDEIAKVSKTLADIKAKLHVPVIALAQLNRAAEAQDEPSLANLKESGQLEQDADNVLILWDDDEYVSDGAMQYVELYIRKYRNGETGKKKLAFNKDKQEFWDVVEK
- a CDS encoding ATP-binding protein, whose translation is MQGWLKSDKTEKCPYCGKELHYLYMTVMGRNIAEHLEQCDCLGAVRERKKNLNARREEERREAEMRLKAKIDELYRRSKIGRRFIEKSFDNFQATPDNAAALQAARDYAERFELYAEKGLGLMFHFEGYGTGKTHLACAIANHLIREKQVGVIFGNTASLFSDLRELDDIAPMLEELKRVDLLIIDDLGKERPTEWVAEKTYEIINSRYENLKPIIVTTNMTTAEIANHLGKVGGATVSRISEMCRAVMVGGPDMRQKNGWGCRK
- a CDS encoding SpoVG family protein, with translation MSEKILISLTSEEQRTLLKAAKQMEGTYGRAAAYWKKYEPHMKAWANIVQKLENKTPKEMVKKEGLPNAAQQVTEKIEITSIWVKKVEQENVRAIISIVLNNAFVIGGIKILENKTGKLFVVFPSRKTYAEQFIEFAYPVGRELRQKICDTILDEYKRQSER